A genome region from Streptomyces sp. NBC_01296 includes the following:
- a CDS encoding thiamine pyrophosphate-binding protein, protein MKATPGRERLIEQFKADGLNVMFGNPGTVEQGFLDAVDAAEDFHYVLALQETVAAGIADGYARATGGAALLQLHSGVGLGNGIGMLYQSLRGHTPLVVVAGDAGVRYDAMDAQMASDLVAMAKPVTKYATRVTDRHSVLRTIRRAVKIALTPPRGPVFVALPMDVLDELNSEPVLPATVPLTDVAPSPASVGRAAELLASAERPVVLVGDGVALSGAQRELAAVAELLGADVYEVDSSEVNIAASHPLRRGQTGHMFGPHSKELVADADGVLIVGTYVFPEVFPELESPFRAGAKVVHIDLNAYEIAKNHPVDLGLAADPRQALRALAGVLERLLTPQRRAAAAARLDARTRERALSARGGESEQDGTPMAVFLRTLAERTGGDLIVFDEALTTSPLVTRYLPPERPGDYHLTRGGSLGVGFPGAVGAKLARPDRLVVGFAGDGGSMYTYQALWTAVRHGIDAKFVVCNNRKYRLLDDNIAQYWRERDIPEHGFPGSFDLSHPEIDFAGLARALGAEGMRVEKPDEAVAAVARMLDHPGPFLVDVQI, encoded by the coding sequence ATGAAAGCCACTCCCGGACGGGAAAGGCTGATCGAGCAGTTCAAGGCCGACGGCCTGAATGTGATGTTCGGAAATCCGGGGACGGTGGAACAGGGATTCCTCGACGCGGTGGACGCGGCGGAGGACTTCCACTACGTCCTCGCCCTCCAGGAGACCGTGGCCGCCGGCATCGCCGACGGCTACGCCCGGGCCACCGGGGGCGCGGCCCTGCTCCAGCTGCACTCCGGAGTGGGGCTGGGCAACGGCATCGGGATGCTCTACCAGTCGCTGCGCGGCCACACCCCGCTCGTCGTGGTCGCCGGCGACGCCGGGGTCCGCTACGACGCCATGGACGCGCAGATGGCGTCCGACCTGGTGGCGATGGCGAAGCCGGTGACGAAGTACGCGACCCGGGTCACCGACCGGCACTCCGTACTGCGCACCATCCGCCGGGCGGTCAAGATCGCCCTGACCCCGCCGCGCGGCCCGGTGTTCGTGGCGCTGCCGATGGACGTGCTGGACGAGCTGAACTCCGAGCCCGTCCTGCCCGCCACGGTGCCCCTCACGGACGTGGCGCCCTCGCCCGCCTCGGTGGGGCGGGCGGCAGAGCTGCTCGCCTCCGCGGAGCGGCCCGTGGTCCTCGTCGGCGACGGGGTCGCGCTCTCCGGGGCCCAGCGCGAACTGGCCGCCGTCGCCGAGCTGCTGGGCGCCGATGTGTACGAGGTGGACTCGTCCGAGGTGAACATCGCGGCCTCGCACCCGCTGCGCCGCGGTCAGACGGGCCACATGTTCGGCCCGCACAGCAAGGAGCTCGTCGCCGACGCGGACGGGGTGCTGATCGTCGGCACCTACGTCTTCCCGGAGGTGTTCCCCGAGCTGGAGAGCCCCTTCCGGGCCGGCGCGAAGGTCGTCCACATCGACCTGAACGCGTACGAGATCGCCAAGAACCACCCGGTGGACCTGGGCCTGGCCGCCGATCCCCGGCAGGCGCTGCGCGCGCTGGCCGGCGTACTCGAACGCCTGCTGACCCCGCAGCGGCGGGCGGCCGCGGCCGCCCGGCTCGACGCCCGCACCCGCGAGCGGGCGCTGTCCGCCAGGGGAGGGGAGAGCGAGCAGGACGGCACGCCGATGGCCGTCTTCCTGCGGACCCTGGCCGAACGCACCGGCGGGGACCTGATCGTCTTCGACGAGGCGCTGACCACCTCGCCGCTGGTGACCCGGTACCTGCCGCCGGAGCGTCCGGGCGACTACCACCTCACCCGGGGCGGCTCGCTCGGCGTGGGCTTCCCGGGGGCGGTCGGCGCCAAGCTGGCCCGTCCGGACCGCCTCGTCGTCGGGTTCGCGGGCGACGGCGGGTCGATGTACACGTACCAGGCGCTGTGGACCGCGGTCCGGCACGGCATCGACGCCAAGTTCGTGGTCTGCAACAACCGCAAGTACCGGCTGCTCGACGACAACATCGCCCAGTACTGGCGGGAGCGGGACATCCCGGAGCACGGCTTCCCGGGTTCCTTCGACCTCTCCCACCCCGAGATCGACTTCGCCGGGCTGGCACGGGCGCTCGGCGCCGAGGGGATGCGGGTGGAGAAGCCGGACGAGGCGGTCGCGGCCGTGGCCCGGATGCTCGACCATCCCGGTCCGTTCCTCGTCGACGTACAGATCTGA
- a CDS encoding nuclear transport factor 2 family protein, translating into MSAVDARQILEKYYEYANAGDWDRWCDLFADDQVMDEQLAGHIEGLEVLRSMMKGMGTMYRVFRNEPVHFLVDGEKAAAVSHLSAVSASGEAIEAEVMNFFRIVDGKIAYMANYHDTVPFQVLSQG; encoded by the coding sequence ATGAGCGCTGTGGACGCACGACAGATCCTTGAGAAGTACTACGAGTACGCCAACGCCGGGGACTGGGACCGCTGGTGCGACCTGTTCGCCGACGACCAGGTCATGGACGAGCAGCTCGCCGGACACATCGAGGGCCTGGAGGTCCTGCGCTCGATGATGAAGGGCATGGGGACGATGTACCGGGTCTTCCGGAACGAGCCCGTGCACTTCCTCGTCGACGGGGAGAAGGCCGCGGCCGTCTCCCACCTCAGCGCCGTCAGCGCCTCCGGCGAGGCGATCGAGGCCGAGGTCATGAACTTCTTCCGGATCGTGGACGGAAAGATCGCCTACATGGCGAACTACCACGACACCGTCCCCTTCCAGGTGCTGAGCCAGGGCTGA
- a CDS encoding UBP-type zinc finger domain-containing protein: MTTDLLCTHIDQIRPVKPGTEGCEECLALGDTWVHLRMCLSCGHVGCCDSSKNRHATKHYRTSEHPIAASHEPGETWAWCYADKLMLDAA; the protein is encoded by the coding sequence ATGACGACGGACCTGTTGTGCACACACATCGATCAGATACGTCCGGTGAAGCCGGGCACCGAGGGCTGCGAGGAGTGCCTCGCCCTCGGCGACACCTGGGTGCACCTGAGGATGTGCCTCAGCTGCGGGCACGTCGGATGCTGCGACTCCTCCAAGAACCGCCACGCCACCAAGCACTACCGCACCAGCGAGCACCCCATCGCCGCGTCGCACGAGCCCGGTGAGACCTGGGCCTGGTGCTACGCCGACAAGCTGATGCTGGACGCGGCATGA
- a CDS encoding nuclear transport factor 2 family protein — protein MPAERLTEEAIRTFAENWYVALDQHLPLDQVLPLITEDLEFKVPEDTFLGHQGFGRWYAAVTNRFFDEVHTVTKVEPVIEGDRAIVRVLVNWQAKIWDPPAARSQWLGFDADQTWTVVAGPDGPLIKQYTVNDLAPMPGSGSL, from the coding sequence ATGCCCGCCGAGCGGCTGACCGAGGAAGCGATCCGCACCTTCGCGGAGAACTGGTACGTGGCCCTGGACCAGCACCTTCCGCTGGACCAGGTGCTCCCGCTCATCACCGAGGACCTGGAGTTCAAGGTCCCCGAGGACACCTTCCTCGGACACCAGGGCTTCGGCCGCTGGTACGCGGCGGTCACGAACCGCTTCTTCGACGAGGTCCACACCGTCACCAAGGTGGAGCCCGTCATCGAGGGCGACCGGGCGATCGTCCGGGTGCTCGTCAACTGGCAGGCCAAGATCTGGGACCCGCCGGCCGCCCGCAGCCAGTGGCTCGGCTTCGATGCCGACCAGACCTGGACGGTCGTGGCCGGTCCCGACGGACCGCTGATCAAGCAGTACACCGTCAACGACCTGGCCCCGATGCCCGGTTCCGGCTCGCTCTGA
- a CDS encoding nuclear transport factor 2 family protein, translating to MTEVTRERVEAAYAALGSGDRARILEYYSEDLRWLVPGNHPLAGWYESLDAFLDLMGQTHKLTGGTFRMDIQSVLVGEDCSADVCRNVALRDGADQGSRSPYERMDYPVFHFMRWQDGRIVEGRDGLFGDSATAFSQFWAPFAPDGTRRDR from the coding sequence ATGACCGAAGTGACACGGGAGCGGGTCGAGGCGGCGTACGCCGCCCTCGGCTCCGGCGACCGCGCCCGCATCCTCGAGTACTACTCCGAGGACCTGCGCTGGCTGGTGCCGGGCAACCACCCGCTGGCCGGCTGGTACGAGAGCCTGGACGCCTTCCTGGACCTGATGGGGCAGACGCACAAGCTCACGGGCGGCACCTTCCGCATGGACATCCAGTCCGTCCTCGTCGGCGAGGACTGCAGCGCCGACGTCTGCCGCAACGTCGCCCTGCGCGACGGCGCGGACCAGGGGAGCCGGTCCCCGTACGAGCGGATGGACTACCCGGTCTTCCACTTCATGCGGTGGCAGGACGGCCGGATCGTCGAGGGCCGCGACGGGCTCTTCGGGGACTCGGCTACCGCCTTCAGCCAGTTCTGGGCGCCGTTCGCGCCCGACGGAACCCGCCGGGACCGATAG
- a CDS encoding type 1 glutamine amidotransferase domain-containing protein, with product MSRKILVIVSEHGYWAEELIGPVSKFDERGYEVVFATPTGKRAHALPPSLDANFIDPPLGRSVTTEENARLGREFEQSSRLDSPLDIEAWVPERPYTSDEGYLRKLEQYHRDLDKLEADIAGYDAVLIVGGSGPIVDLANNERVHALILAFKKAGKVVAAECYGVACLAFARDWGDRKSIIWGKHVTGHCKEYDYKDGTGFLGTDFNMGPPPYPLEYILRDATGPRGAYHGNFGHPLSVIVDFPFVTGRSTPDSYLTGQKIVEVLEDGLTRYGW from the coding sequence GTGAGCAGAAAGATTCTGGTCATTGTCTCCGAACACGGTTACTGGGCCGAAGAACTGATAGGCCCCGTATCGAAGTTCGATGAGCGAGGCTACGAAGTCGTATTCGCCACGCCGACCGGAAAGCGTGCGCACGCTCTTCCGCCGAGCCTCGACGCGAACTTCATCGATCCTCCGCTGGGACGCTCGGTCACCACCGAGGAGAACGCCCGGCTGGGCCGGGAGTTCGAGCAGTCGAGCCGGCTGGACTCCCCGCTCGACATCGAGGCGTGGGTCCCCGAGCGGCCGTACACGAGCGACGAGGGCTATCTGCGCAAGCTCGAGCAGTACCACCGCGATCTGGACAAGCTCGAGGCCGACATCGCCGGCTACGACGCGGTCCTCATCGTCGGCGGCAGCGGGCCCATCGTCGACCTCGCCAACAACGAGCGCGTGCACGCCCTGATCCTGGCCTTCAAGAAGGCCGGCAAGGTCGTGGCGGCCGAGTGCTACGGCGTGGCCTGCCTGGCCTTCGCCCGGGACTGGGGCGACCGCAAGAGCATCATCTGGGGCAAGCACGTCACCGGCCACTGCAAGGAGTACGACTACAAGGACGGAACCGGATTCCTCGGTACCGACTTCAACATGGGCCCGCCGCCGTACCCGCTGGAGTACATCCTGCGCGATGCCACCGGGCCGCGCGGCGCCTATCACGGGAATTTCGGCCACCCGCTCTCGGTGATAGTCGACTTCCCGTTCGTGACCGGCCGTTCCACCCCCGATTCGTATCTGACGGGGCAGAAGATCGTGGAAGTCCTGGAGGACGGTCTCACCCGTTACGGGTGGTAG
- a CDS encoding FAD-dependent oxidoreductase gives MSAAPESATAHATAAAAERAESKKPVILAVDDDPQVLRAVRRDLRSAYGDRYRVLGASSAADALKILDSLDERGHDPALFLVDQRMPDVTGVEFLLEAVSRFPDARRVLLTAYAETDAAITAINRVRLDYYLLKPWDPPHERLFPVLDDLLSDWLATYRPAYDGIIVAGHLVSPGTHAVRDFFTRNGQPFRFLNVERDPEALTLIAAQPDATLPLVRFPDGTVLSAPADTELARRLGLATTASRPHYECVIVGAGPAGLAAGVYAASEGLSTLMLDSRAPGGQAGTSSLIENYLGFPSGLSGGDLTRRATIQASRFGAEILHPVEVVSLTRDDPAKILVLADGTEISAETVLLATGVSYNRLEAPGADRFEGAGLYYGAATTESSACISQHVFIVGGANSAGQAAVHFAKYAAKVTILVRAESLDASMSRYLIDEIDRTPNVEVVVRTTVVRLDGDEHLEQLTLHDSTTGEDTQVPARFMFTFIGARPHTDWLSGVVERDEYGFVLTGSDLIANGGELPAEWSLERAPYPLETSVPGVFAAGDVRAHSVKRVASGVGEGAMAVSLIHRYRSMG, from the coding sequence ATGAGTGCGGCCCCGGAGAGCGCCACCGCCCACGCCACGGCGGCCGCGGCCGAGCGCGCGGAGAGCAAGAAGCCCGTCATCCTGGCCGTGGACGACGATCCGCAGGTACTGCGGGCCGTACGCCGCGATCTGCGCAGCGCCTACGGCGACCGCTACCGGGTGCTCGGCGCCTCCTCGGCCGCCGACGCCCTGAAGATCCTGGACTCCCTCGACGAGCGCGGCCACGATCCGGCGCTGTTCCTCGTGGACCAGCGGATGCCCGACGTGACCGGCGTCGAGTTCCTCCTCGAGGCCGTCAGCCGCTTCCCCGACGCCCGCCGGGTGCTGCTCACGGCGTACGCCGAGACGGACGCGGCGATCACCGCCATCAACCGGGTCCGGCTGGACTACTACCTGCTCAAGCCCTGGGACCCGCCGCACGAACGGCTCTTCCCGGTCCTCGACGACCTGCTCTCGGACTGGCTGGCCACCTACCGCCCCGCGTACGACGGCATCATCGTCGCCGGCCACCTCGTCTCCCCCGGCACCCACGCCGTCCGGGACTTCTTCACCCGCAACGGCCAGCCGTTCCGGTTCCTCAACGTCGAGCGGGATCCCGAGGCCCTGACCCTGATCGCCGCCCAGCCCGACGCGACGCTCCCGCTCGTCCGGTTCCCGGACGGGACGGTGCTCTCCGCGCCCGCCGACACGGAGCTCGCCCGGCGGCTGGGGCTGGCCACGACCGCGTCCCGCCCGCACTACGAGTGCGTCATCGTCGGCGCGGGACCCGCGGGTCTGGCGGCCGGCGTGTACGCGGCCTCGGAGGGCCTCTCGACGCTGATGCTGGACTCCCGCGCCCCGGGCGGGCAGGCCGGCACCTCCAGCCTGATCGAGAACTACCTCGGCTTCCCCTCGGGCCTCTCCGGCGGCGACCTGACCCGCCGCGCCACCATCCAGGCCTCGCGCTTCGGCGCCGAGATCCTGCACCCGGTGGAGGTGGTCTCGCTGACCCGGGACGACCCGGCGAAGATCCTGGTCCTGGCCGACGGCACGGAGATCAGCGCCGAGACGGTGCTGCTGGCCACCGGGGTCTCGTACAACCGCCTGGAGGCCCCCGGCGCGGACCGCTTCGAGGGCGCCGGGCTGTACTACGGCGCGGCCACCACCGAGAGCTCGGCGTGCATCTCCCAGCACGTGTTCATCGTGGGCGGCGCGAACTCGGCCGGCCAGGCGGCGGTGCACTTCGCCAAGTACGCGGCCAAGGTGACCATCCTGGTCCGCGCCGAGTCCCTGGACGCGAGCATGTCCCGCTACCTGATCGACGAGATCGACCGCACCCCGAACGTCGAGGTCGTGGTCCGTACGACGGTGGTCCGGCTGGACGGCGACGAACACCTGGAGCAGCTGACCCTCCACGACTCGACGACGGGCGAGGACACGCAGGTCCCGGCCCGGTTCATGTTCACCTTCATCGGGGCCCGCCCCCACACGGACTGGCTGTCGGGCGTGGTCGAGCGCGACGAGTACGGCTTCGTGCTCACCGGGTCCGACCTGATCGCCAACGGCGGGGAGCTCCCGGCGGAGTGGAGCCTGGAGCGCGCCCCGTACCCGCTCGAGACCAGCGTCCCCGGCGTCTTCGCGGCCGGCGACGTCCGGGCCCATTCGGTCAAGCGCGTGGCGTCGGGCGTGGGCGAGGGCGCGATGGCGGTCTCGCTGATCCACCGCTACCGCTCGATGGGCTGA